From the Streptomyces sp. NBC_00390 genome, the window AAGGGCGACTCGCACGGCTTCGTCCTGGGCGCGGACTGGAACGAGGGGCTGGTCGGGACGAACGGCGTCGGCACCCCGCTGGTGACCCGGCGGCCGGTCCAGGTGCACTCCGCCGAGCACTTCGTCTCCAGCCACCACACCTGGACGTGTGCGGGCGCCCCGATCACCGACCCCCGGGACGGCAGGCTGATCGGGGTCGTCGACATCAGCGGGCCGCTGTCCACGATGCATCCGGCCACGCTCACCCTGGTGACCTCGATCGCCCGGCTCGCGGAAGCCGAGCTGCGCAACCGCCACTTCGCCTCGCTGGACCGGTTACGCACGGTCGCCGCGCCGCTGCTGGCACGGCTGACCGGGCGGGCGCTGGCCGTGGACGTGAACGGCTGGCCGGCCGCGGTGATCCGGACGGCGCCCTCGGGACGGCTGTCGCTGCCGAAGGCGGTACGGGCCGGGCGGCTGTGGCTGCCCTCGCTCGGGATGTGCACGGTCGAGCCGCTGCCCGGCGGCTGGCTGGTACGGGCGGACGAGGAGAATGCCGAGCCGGTCGCGGCGGGGCGGGTGGTGCTGGATCTGAGCCGGCCCCGGCAGCCGTCCGTGACGGTCCACGGGACCTCGGGCAGCTGGGCGCACGAACTGAGTCCACGCCATGCCGAGCTGCTGTATTTCCTGGCGCGGCACCCGGACGG encodes:
- a CDS encoding GAF domain-containing protein, whose protein sequence is MQNSSLDLARLAAMDTVEATRLLKGVRDAALSGRRPAVGPRADISESWERMLRNGLDPDRDQRAGVLPLEEIERRRLTSPLVEVLPVLRESLVSIAEAAQHIMVVADTEGRLLWREGSAAVLRKGDSHGFVLGADWNEGLVGTNGVGTPLVTRRPVQVHSAEHFVSSHHTWTCAGAPITDPRDGRLIGVVDISGPLSTMHPATLTLVTSIARLAEAELRNRHFASLDRLRTVAAPLLARLTGRALAVDVNGWPAAVIRTAPSGRLSLPKAVRAGRLWLPSLGMCTVEPLPGGWLVRADEENAEPVAAGRVVLDLSRPRQPSVTVHGTSGSWAHELSPRHAELLYFLARHPDGRTAAQLAQDVFEDPTRTVTVRAEMSRLRRHLAQILAHRPYRFAEEIEVELIGPEHPGDLLPHSTAPAVRGARRGRV